The following are encoded together in the Bradymonas sediminis genome:
- a CDS encoding penicillin-binding transpeptidase domain-containing protein — MNFPQEEPKPDFFRFAVCAAGLSCLAVAFTSFNAGADEPPVVDEQVIEQVQVDEAKRIAERAAATENVLRNLDPDGAAEANVAAKQNARAIARAAYNFAPVDVEVVPRDWVEAGLDISKAVREGDKLVQHLPNGGKVYLTLEPDVQNRMTRVFDEYNVPHGGSALVEPETGRVLALVSHSQAQPTKEKLARRPIAPSASVFKVVTAAALIESAGVDPTASFCYSGGIRHLSESNIKGDLSSGQRCGDLGDALAWSINSMIARLAYQKLSRNDLQVWAQRFGYNSEIPFELPVEISKAEFGDDPYERARAAAGFWHTYLSPLHGALIGAAVANDGVMMQPTIVDKYVGPSGRTLYEFKPRTLRRVMSKKTATVLGRMMEGTADHGTARKYFQNRRDFPNSIQVSGKTGTLSDKDPYLGYTWFVGFARSASGKKAAVGGLTCNTPIWRIKGPWVASETLRSYYNVLDKREAQAKDEVALR, encoded by the coding sequence ATGAACTTCCCGCAAGAAGAGCCCAAACCTGATTTCTTCCGCTTCGCTGTCTGCGCGGCCGGCCTCTCGTGCCTGGCGGTGGCGTTTACGTCATTTAACGCCGGCGCCGATGAACCGCCGGTCGTCGACGAGCAGGTCATCGAACAGGTGCAGGTGGATGAGGCAAAACGGATCGCCGAGCGCGCCGCGGCCACCGAAAATGTGCTGCGCAACCTCGACCCCGACGGCGCGGCTGAGGCGAATGTCGCCGCCAAGCAGAACGCACGCGCGATCGCTCGCGCGGCGTATAATTTCGCGCCGGTTGACGTCGAAGTCGTCCCCCGTGACTGGGTTGAGGCCGGCCTCGACATCAGCAAGGCCGTGCGCGAAGGCGATAAGCTCGTCCAACACCTCCCCAACGGCGGTAAGGTCTATCTGACGCTTGAGCCCGACGTGCAAAATCGCATGACCCGGGTCTTTGACGAATATAATGTCCCCCACGGCGGCAGCGCCCTGGTCGAGCCCGAAACCGGTCGCGTCCTGGCCCTGGTCAGCCACTCGCAGGCTCAGCCGACCAAAGAGAAGCTCGCGCGCCGCCCCATCGCGCCCTCGGCGTCGGTCTTTAAGGTCGTCACCGCCGCCGCGTTGATTGAGAGCGCGGGCGTCGACCCGACCGCGAGCTTTTGCTATTCCGGCGGCATTCGCCACCTCAGCGAGTCCAATATCAAGGGCGACCTGAGCAGCGGCCAGCGCTGCGGCGACCTGGGCGACGCCCTGGCCTGGTCCATCAACTCGATGATCGCGCGCCTGGCCTACCAGAAGTTGAGCCGCAATGATCTTCAGGTCTGGGCGCAGCGCTTCGGCTATAATAGCGAGATTCCCTTCGAGCTTCCCGTCGAGATCAGCAAGGCGGAGTTCGGCGATGATCCCTATGAGCGCGCCCGCGCCGCGGCCGGTTTTTGGCATACCTATTTGAGCCCGCTGCACGGCGCGTTGATCGGCGCCGCGGTCGCAAACGACGGCGTCATGATGCAGCCGACCATCGTCGACAAATATGTCGGCCCCTCGGGTCGCACCCTTTACGAATTCAAGCCGCGCACCTTGCGCCGCGTGATGTCCAAGAAGACCGCGACCGTCCTGGGTAGAATGATGGAAGGCACCGCCGACCACGGCACCGCGCGCAAATATTTCCAGAACCGGCGCGACTTCCCCAATAGCATTCAGGTGTCGGGAAAAACCGGTACGCTCTCGGACAAAGACCCCTATCTTGGCTACACCTGGTTCGTCGGGTTTGCGCGCAGCGCGAGTGGCAAAAAGGCCGCCGTTGGCGGGCTGACCTGCAACACCCCGATCTGGCGCATCAAGGGCCCGTGGGTCGCCAGCGAAACCCTTCGAAGCTATTATAATGTGCTCGATAAACGCGAGGCTCAGGCCAAAGATGAGGTCGCGCTTCGCTAA